From the genome of Sulfurovum sp. NBC37-1, one region includes:
- a CDS encoding 4Fe-4S dicluster domain-containing protein: MKLGFLVDLNLCMGCKGCEVACKVENEVPLGSWRLRVKYIDIGTFPDASRSFTPLRCNHCESAPCERICPVSALHYLENGIVNVDSSRCIGCAGCMMACPYGAIYMDPETNTADKCTYCAHRIESGMMPACVVICPVQANIFGDIDDDTSHISQYIMEHQGAVQVRKPEKHTTPKHFYVGGGNQTLNPLAQQRLEGYNLFNNVTHLKHIGDPHHGVIDRFLAPFTSHEHLDNKSFMDFDNSHESHEEEGGH, translated from the coding sequence ATGAAACTAGGTTTCTTAGTTGACCTTAACCTGTGTATGGGTTGTAAAGGTTGTGAAGTAGCTTGTAAAGTGGAAAATGAAGTTCCGCTCGGCTCTTGGCGTCTGCGTGTAAAGTATATTGATATAGGGACATTCCCTGATGCATCGAGATCTTTTACACCGTTGAGATGTAATCACTGTGAAAGTGCTCCGTGTGAGAGAATCTGTCCGGTATCTGCATTGCATTATCTTGAGAACGGCATCGTGAATGTCGACTCTTCAAGATGTATCGGATGTGCCGGTTGTATGATGGCCTGTCCTTACGGTGCGATCTATATGGACCCAGAAACGAACACGGCGGACAAATGTACCTACTGTGCACACCGTATCGAAAGCGGTATGATGCCTGCCTGTGTCGTTATCTGTCCTGTACAGGCGAATATCTTTGGTGATATCGATGATGACACCAGCCATATTTCCCAGTATATCATGGAGCATCAGGGTGCTGTTCAGGTACGTAAACCAGAAAAACACACTACGCCGAAACATTTTTATGTAGGCGGTGGTAACCAGACATTGAATCCGCTTGCTCAGCAGCGTCTTGAAGGATATAACCTGTTCAATAACGTGACACACTTGAAGCATATCGGTGATCCGCATCACGGTGTGATAGACAGATTCCTTGCACCGTTCACTTCGCATGAACATCTGGACAATAAAAGTTTCATGGATTTTGACAATTCACATGAATCTCACGAAGAAGAGGGAGGTCACTAA
- a CDS encoding 4Fe-4S dicluster domain-containing protein, whose product MKLHFDVASCVRAKSKFSECTKCMDICPDSITLQDNLPTFKTATGVEAAACVGVCPTEAFALSDFSTTEFFFTFLESKVRLISPNINVPCLSVLSVEHLISLALASEEPITLDLSVYDPDSILFEHIEKTIDEANFVLSSFSQKQLETNVEENVRHSELVSGSHGIPDQVPNDDSMEEEVSSRRSFLGNVSLKGVVKHKKAFDEAVDADELRRFDIDASVIEKIRDKQLPDKRKILFTTLKRAGVPDVFEVLPEEEISFVSQKYVDENCTNCQICYRICPTGALSSDGKFSLIHFDAMLCLKCRLCHDACEPDAIHLQKGFEIKEFFEPTQRTLATFSVKRCNECGNYFTYTGGEVTCPRCMVEEEEAMFLHENAKKMSGETE is encoded by the coding sequence ATGAAACTGCATTTTGATGTGGCCTCCTGTGTCAGGGCCAAAAGCAAATTCTCCGAGTGCACCAAGTGTATGGACATCTGTCCCGATTCCATTACGCTTCAGGACAATCTGCCCACCTTCAAAACGGCTACAGGCGTGGAAGCGGCTGCCTGCGTAGGCGTTTGCCCTACCGAAGCTTTTGCCCTGTCGGATTTTTCGACTACAGAGTTCTTTTTTACCTTTCTGGAATCAAAAGTAAGGCTTATCTCGCCCAATATCAATGTACCCTGTCTCTCTGTTCTGAGTGTGGAACACCTTATTTCCCTCGCTCTGGCAAGTGAAGAACCCATTACGCTTGATCTGAGTGTCTATGATCCTGATTCGATCCTTTTCGAGCATATTGAAAAGACGATAGACGAGGCCAATTTTGTTTTGTCGAGTTTTTCGCAGAAACAGCTTGAAACAAATGTTGAAGAGAACGTACGTCATTCTGAACTCGTTTCAGGATCTCATGGGATTCCGGATCAGGTCCCGAATGACGACAGTATGGAAGAGGAAGTCTCCTCCAGACGTTCTTTCCTGGGCAATGTATCTCTCAAAGGTGTCGTCAAACATAAAAAAGCCTTTGATGAAGCGGTGGATGCCGACGAGCTTAGACGTTTTGACATTGATGCTTCCGTAATCGAGAAGATCAGGGATAAACAGCTGCCTGACAAACGCAAGATCCTCTTTACGACACTCAAACGTGCAGGTGTGCCTGACGTATTTGAAGTACTTCCCGAAGAGGAGATCAGTTTCGTCTCCCAGAAGTATGTGGATGAGAACTGTACGAACTGCCAGATCTGCTACCGTATCTGTCCGACGGGAGCTCTCTCATCCGACGGCAAGTTCTCGCTGATCCATTTCGATGCAATGCTCTGCCTGAAGTGCCGTCTCTGCCACGATGCCTGTGAACCCGATGCGATCCATCTGCAAAAAGGCTTCGAGATCAAAGAGTTCTTCGAACCGACACAGCGAACCCTGGCGACCTTCTCTGTCAAACGCTGTAATGAATGTGGGAACTACTTTACCTACACCGGTGGGGAAGTGACCTGCCCGAGATGCATGGTGGAAGAGGAAGAAGCGATGTTCCTTCACGAGAACGCAAAGAAAATGTCCGGAGAGACAGAATGA
- a CDS encoding TorD/DmsD family molecular chaperone, translating into MQELKQDLENRVALYALISRLMITEVDEAFLDVIENNENYLALFPNYRNWSKRKEFTTQELIEQYYNVDFTNLFLMHLVPYESFYVREDQMVDSGKGNPVIELYDALDFRVELDKARVVSGDHIGVELEFMYMLCNAQLKALEAEDKEGICELFQIQKGFLRDHLLEWGSMFLINAKRESRTPLYHDGAELTLEFLLSDYEYVNEKLDTFCGDIA; encoded by the coding sequence ATGCAAGAATTAAAACAGGATTTAGAGAATAGAGTAGCATTGTATGCATTGATATCAAGATTGATGATCACGGAAGTGGATGAGGCTTTTTTGGATGTGATCGAAAACAATGAGAATTATCTTGCTCTTTTCCCCAACTACAGAAACTGGTCCAAGCGTAAAGAGTTTACGACACAGGAACTGATTGAGCAATATTATAATGTGGATTTCACCAATCTTTTCCTGATGCACCTTGTACCGTATGAGAGTTTTTATGTCAGAGAGGACCAGATGGTTGACAGCGGAAAGGGAAACCCTGTGATCGAACTCTATGATGCACTGGATTTCAGAGTTGAACTGGACAAAGCCAGAGTGGTCAGCGGTGACCATATCGGGGTGGAACTTGAATTCATGTATATGCTCTGCAATGCACAGCTCAAAGCACTTGAAGCTGAAGACAAAGAAGGGATATGCGAACTCTTCCAGATCCAGAAAGGCTTTTTGAGAGACCATCTTCTCGAATGGGGCTCCATGTTCCTCATCAATGCCAAAAGAGAGTCAAGAACACCGCTCTATCATGACGGTGCGGAATTGACTCTGGAGTTCCTGCTTAGTGATTATGAATATGTCAATGAGAAGCTCGATACCTTCTGTGGGGATATAGCATAA
- a CDS encoding malic enzyme-like NAD(P)-binding protein, with amino-acid sequence MSTITKEKALEYHKNGKIGIDLTKPCNTQFELSLAYTPGVAIPCLEIEKDENLSFEYTNRGNLVGVISDGTAVLGLGDIGPLAGKPVMEGKSVLFKKFANVDAFDIELDVHETEEIIATCKAIAPTFGGINLEDIKAPKCFEIERRLQEALDIPVFHDDQHGTAIITTAGLINVLDLTGKKVDEIKIVVNGAGAAGISCAKMYQALGVKNIIMCDSKGVISTSRDDLNKYKAEFAVETEDKTLEDVIEGADMFLGLSVAGALTKEMVAKMAPEPIIFALANPVPEILPEEVKEVRDDVIMGTGRSDYPNQTNNVLGFPFIFRGALDVRARKITEGMKMAAARALADLAKEPVPYYVKAAYHNDNIEYGKEHIIPLPFNKEALIWVASAVAKAAFEEGVARVDSYDHEAYREKLRCLIYGCPDEEEV; translated from the coding sequence ATGTCAACAATCACCAAAGAAAAAGCACTTGAATACCATAAGAACGGTAAGATCGGGATCGACCTTACCAAGCCCTGCAACACACAATTTGAACTTTCGCTTGCCTATACGCCGGGCGTGGCGATCCCCTGCCTTGAAATAGAAAAAGACGAGAATCTTTCGTTTGAATATACCAACAGAGGCAATCTTGTTGGGGTCATTTCTGACGGAACTGCCGTACTTGGGCTTGGAGATATAGGACCGTTGGCAGGTAAGCCGGTCATGGAGGGGAAATCGGTGCTTTTCAAGAAGTTCGCCAACGTGGATGCATTTGATATAGAACTGGATGTGCACGAGACCGAAGAGATCATTGCGACATGTAAAGCGATTGCACCGACATTCGGGGGGATAAATCTTGAAGATATCAAAGCACCCAAATGTTTCGAGATCGAAAGACGCCTTCAGGAAGCGTTGGATATTCCCGTGTTCCATGATGACCAGCACGGTACGGCCATCATCACTACTGCAGGTCTTATCAATGTACTGGACCTGACAGGTAAAAAAGTGGATGAGATCAAGATCGTGGTCAACGGAGCAGGCGCAGCGGGTATCTCCTGTGCAAAAATGTATCAGGCATTGGGTGTGAAGAATATCATTATGTGTGACTCAAAAGGGGTGATCTCGACCAGCAGGGATGACCTGAACAAATACAAGGCCGAGTTTGCCGTTGAAACCGAGGACAAGACCCTGGAAGATGTCATTGAAGGGGCTGACATGTTCCTTGGACTCAGTGTAGCGGGTGCATTGACCAAAGAGATGGTAGCGAAGATGGCACCCGAGCCGATCATCTTTGCTTTGGCGAACCCTGTACCGGAAATTTTACCTGAAGAGGTCAAAGAAGTAAGGGATGATGTGATCATGGGAACAGGACGTTCAGACTATCCCAACCAGACCAACAATGTGCTTGGTTTTCCGTTCATCTTCAGAGGTGCGCTCGATGTACGTGCAAGAAAGATCACCGAAGGTATGAAAATGGCAGCGGCAAGAGCGTTGGCGGATCTGGCGAAAGAACCGGTACCTTATTACGTTAAAGCAGCGTATCACAATGACAATATAGAGTATGGAAAAGAACATATCATTCCGCTTCCTTTCAACAAAGAGGCACTTATCTGGGTTGCTTCTGCGGTAGCGAAGGCTGCATTCGAAGAGGGTGTGGCAAGAGTTGACAGCTATGACCATGAAGCCTACAGAGAAAAGCTCAGATGCCTTATCTATGGCTGTCCCGATGAGGAAGAAGTGTAA
- a CDS encoding molybdopterin-dependent oxidoreductase codes for MTKSMKNDNNFIESRRSFLKGTAYSVAGATLAAGVFETIVDTPATAEDKSFTATPETLSFYPPFEQWDSFKELDGNDWKRGGAGRNGIRGEDNPDGIKVNEFMLVPTVCSNCEAQCGLTAWVEIGEYKRTKNPKDLFVKKYMGNPLHAGSRGRNCAKGYAAQTQMYDPDRIPFPLMRAPGSKRGEGKWVRTTWDEAMAKIGKKMHDTLKKGDEVSKKMIMYHVGRPNENGFGHRIPHSMGCDGYDSHTNICSAGARQGTIQWANDDRNSPDWANAKLVFLQSSHAADAGHYFQQSAGYIADARRKGAKLVVMDPRLSNSAGIADLWIPVWPGTEAALYLHLANRILNETDIHGKSLVNHAFFKNWVNWDQLMKDKEQLALMVSKGYMKQVPQDESYESFIEMLKEIYSPYTKEFVIKECKMEGYGHKLDELFEMFIDAGDRITTYLWRAGTIGHRGSWMNTRSGFFPLALRGAMAGNIGGVGMHHWHVISVNGKGDGATVAGERPPRVDVWNEIAWPPEYPLSSFEMSHIMPHLLLDDEWRAKWKRKGLTNIPEKLAVWIPRMYNPVWINPDGFRWIEALKREDKIEMAFNLSPTWSETNWYCDFVLPVGLAGERHDQSSEPTKPARWLSFKNPALRVALEKLGWKPKDPTRATLEAHTIAGLGEIWEEMEFWMNIMVHHVDPDGSLGVKKFWASKEDPSRCTTIPEWYQAALDKLPNLRKTAKLKYPNSKYPNYEMMRDMGTWLEEDHVFRPQERPLKREGDKYIAHGHEYDISDVEKDEYGTLLVEDHVFGGMKPIGVEVDGEIKQGFHTLSGKLEFYSKWLTEWKWPEYAIPIYPRTAQERKDMVHLVTQVHHDFMQKDNDFALNTVFRLPYNIHTRSVNSKHLMEISQNHNPVWINTEDAKRLGIKREDPIKVTITDTVSGLESGYFIAMAVPTEGTMPGVLACSHHAGRWKLKNAVEIPGFEHKLGVLGLGAPLFDMTMDGKIGTMKPKEGIIEGMQARRDTWQFKEYNKDLDNIWWDGLSGSWQNAVAPSHPDPIGGNHAWHQKVSIEKAGKDDKIGDIYVNYDNNFKVYQAWRDRLTRPLAPGDKLRRPVHIKRPAVPLTLKAYSVDIKA; via the coding sequence ATGACAAAATCAATGAAAAATGATAATAATTTTATAGAGAGCAGAAGAAGTTTCCTGAAAGGGACAGCTTATTCTGTAGCCGGTGCAACTCTGGCAGCGGGTGTGTTCGAGACGATCGTAGATACGCCTGCAACAGCTGAAGACAAATCGTTTACAGCGACACCGGAAACACTTTCCTTCTATCCACCGTTCGAACAGTGGGACAGCTTTAAAGAGTTGGATGGTAATGACTGGAAAAGAGGTGGTGCCGGAAGAAACGGTATCAGAGGTGAAGACAACCCTGACGGGATCAAAGTCAATGAGTTTATGCTGGTTCCTACCGTATGTTCCAACTGTGAAGCGCAGTGTGGTCTGACTGCATGGGTCGAGATCGGTGAATACAAAAGAACCAAGAACCCAAAAGACCTTTTTGTGAAGAAATACATGGGTAACCCGCTTCATGCAGGAAGCCGTGGTAGAAACTGTGCCAAAGGTTATGCGGCACAAACGCAAATGTATGATCCGGACAGAATCCCTTTCCCTTTGATGAGAGCACCAGGTTCCAAAAGAGGTGAAGGTAAGTGGGTAAGAACCACTTGGGATGAAGCGATGGCGAAGATCGGTAAAAAAATGCACGATACGCTCAAAAAAGGCGACGAAGTTTCCAAAAAGATGATCATGTACCATGTCGGTCGTCCGAACGAGAACGGTTTCGGTCACCGTATACCACACTCTATGGGTTGTGACGGGTATGATTCTCATACCAATATCTGTTCCGCAGGTGCAAGACAGGGTACGATCCAGTGGGCGAATGATGACAGGAACTCTCCGGATTGGGCAAATGCAAAACTGGTATTCCTTCAGTCATCCCATGCGGCGGATGCGGGACACTATTTCCAGCAGTCGGCAGGGTATATCGCTGATGCAAGAAGAAAAGGGGCAAAGCTTGTTGTAATGGACCCGAGACTCTCCAACTCAGCGGGTATCGCCGATCTTTGGATACCTGTATGGCCGGGAACAGAAGCAGCACTTTATTTGCATCTTGCAAACAGAATTCTGAATGAAACAGATATTCACGGAAAGTCTCTGGTAAACCATGCCTTCTTCAAGAACTGGGTGAACTGGGATCAGCTCATGAAAGACAAAGAGCAGTTGGCACTTATGGTATCCAAAGGCTACATGAAGCAGGTACCTCAGGATGAAAGTTATGAAAGCTTTATCGAGATGCTCAAAGAGATCTATTCGCCATACACTAAAGAATTCGTCATCAAAGAGTGTAAAATGGAAGGATATGGCCATAAACTTGATGAACTCTTTGAGATGTTCATTGATGCAGGTGACAGAATTACTACTTACCTTTGGAGAGCAGGAACCATCGGCCATAGAGGTAGCTGGATGAATACACGTTCCGGTTTCTTCCCGTTGGCACTTCGTGGTGCTATGGCAGGAAATATCGGTGGTGTAGGAATGCACCACTGGCATGTTATCTCTGTGAACGGTAAGGGTGATGGGGCGACAGTTGCAGGTGAAAGACCTCCAAGAGTCGATGTATGGAATGAGATCGCGTGGCCGCCTGAATATCCGTTGAGTTCATTTGAAATGTCTCATATCATGCCACACCTGCTGCTTGACGACGAGTGGAGAGCGAAGTGGAAGAGAAAAGGGCTTACGAATATTCCTGAAAAACTGGCAGTATGGATCCCACGTATGTACAACCCAGTCTGGATCAACCCGGACGGTTTCAGATGGATCGAAGCGCTTAAGAGAGAAGACAAGATCGAAATGGCATTCAACCTTTCTCCTACATGGTCGGAGACCAACTGGTACTGTGACTTTGTATTGCCTGTAGGACTTGCGGGTGAAAGACATGACCAGTCATCCGAGCCTACAAAACCGGCAAGATGGTTGAGTTTCAAGAACCCTGCACTCAGAGTTGCACTTGAAAAACTCGGATGGAAACCGAAAGATCCGACACGTGCTACGTTAGAAGCGCATACGATTGCCGGACTGGGTGAAATCTGGGAAGAGATGGAGTTCTGGATGAATATCATGGTTCACCATGTCGATCCTGACGGAAGTCTCGGTGTCAAGAAATTCTGGGCATCTAAAGAGGACCCGTCAAGATGTACTACTATCCCTGAATGGTATCAGGCGGCTCTTGACAAGCTTCCAAACCTCAGAAAAACGGCGAAACTCAAGTATCCTAACTCAAAGTATCCAAACTATGAGATGATGAGAGATATGGGGACATGGCTGGAAGAAGACCACGTCTTTAGACCACAGGAGAGACCACTCAAAAGAGAGGGTGACAAATATATCGCTCACGGTCACGAATATGATATCAGCGATGTAGAGAAAGATGAGTATGGCACATTGCTGGTAGAAGACCATGTATTTGGCGGCATGAAGCCAATCGGTGTTGAGGTTGACGGTGAGATCAAGCAAGGATTCCATACGCTCAGCGGTAAACTGGAGTTCTATAGTAAATGGCTGACAGAGTGGAAATGGCCTGAGTATGCGATTCCTATTTATCCAAGAACTGCACAGGAGCGTAAAGATATGGTACATCTCGTTACACAGGTGCACCACGACTTTATGCAAAAGGACAATGACTTTGCACTGAACACGGTATTTAGATTGCCGTATAACATTCATACACGTTCAGTCAACTCGAAGCACCTGATGGAGATCTCGCAGAACCATAACCCGGTCTGGATCAATACGGAAGATGCGAAACGTCTCGGTATCAAAAGGGAAGATCCGATCAAAGTAACGATCACCGATACCGTTTCCGGCCTTGAGTCCGGTTACTTTATCGCGATGGCTGTACCGACTGAAGGTACGATGCCTGGTGTTCTTGCCTGTTCACACCACGCAGGTAGATGGAAACTCAAAAATGCGGTAGAGATTCCAGGATTCGAGCATAAACTCGGTGTTCTCGGTCTCGGTGCACCACTATTCGATATGACTATGGATGGCAAGATCGGTACGATGAAACCAAAAGAGGGTATCATTGAAGGTATGCAGGCACGTAGAGATACGTGGCAGTTCAAAGAGTACAACAAGGACCTTGACAACATCTGGTGGGATGGTTTGAGCGGTTCATGGCAGAATGCTGTGGCGCCTTCTCATCCGGATCCTATCGGCGGTAACCACGCATGGCATCAGAAGGTCAGCATAGAAAAAGCCGGCAAAGATGACAAGATCGGTGATATCTATGTGAACTATGACAACAACTTCAAAGTCTATCAGGCATGGAGAGACAGACTGACACGTCCGTTGGCTCCAGGTGACAAACTGAGAAGACCGGTTCACATTAAGAGACCGGCAGTGCCATTGACACTGAAAGCCTACTCAGTAGATATCAAAGCGTAA
- the nrfD gene encoding NrfD/PsrC family molybdoenzyme membrane anchor subunit: MVEHGIHATQAVVTLDVALPGIIWGWMITLNMWAKSVGTGVILVGAFLLYRHKKEEMPNLRWTMPLISFIFLNIFLLFTLTDLHQPYRMVNIFLHPHWTSAITVGAWMASLFTGLITILMVIGFFDAHPDVRKQGPCAKMAREHSALYEKLFPFVVFLAVPVTLYTAIIMAEASARELWQAPAEVMQMMWAALLAGSAGLIFVSGSWSKESRRDLALVLAIATFFSFLMYMGEYFFSFKSSEAEATLAYVHSGGEYNAEFWFAMVLGFIIPFFLAVKNMKEDNKTLLRFAAILALIGLYMAKDVWLKIPQLLNLS, translated from the coding sequence ATGGTAGAACATGGAATTCACGCAACACAGGCTGTTGTAACATTGGATGTCGCACTTCCAGGTATTATCTGGGGTTGGATGATCACATTGAATATGTGGGCTAAATCTGTAGGTACAGGTGTGATCCTGGTAGGTGCATTTTTGCTATATAGACACAAGAAAGAAGAGATGCCGAATTTGAGATGGACGATGCCTCTCATATCATTTATCTTTTTGAATATTTTCCTTCTCTTTACGCTGACTGACCTTCATCAGCCGTACAGAATGGTGAATATTTTCCTTCACCCGCACTGGACTTCAGCAATTACGGTCGGTGCATGGATGGCTTCACTTTTTACAGGTCTGATTACTATATTGATGGTCATCGGTTTCTTTGATGCTCATCCTGATGTAAGAAAGCAGGGTCCCTGCGCCAAGATGGCAAGAGAGCACAGTGCTTTGTATGAAAAGCTCTTCCCGTTCGTTGTGTTCCTGGCAGTTCCTGTGACACTGTACACGGCGATCATTATGGCGGAAGCTTCTGCGAGAGAGTTGTGGCAGGCACCTGCGGAAGTCATGCAAATGATGTGGGCAGCACTCCTGGCAGGTTCGGCAGGTCTTATCTTCGTCTCTGGTTCATGGAGCAAAGAGAGCAGAAGAGACCTTGCACTTGTATTGGCGATCGCAACCTTCTTCTCCTTCCTGATGTATATGGGTGAGTATTTCTTCTCATTCAAGTCTTCTGAAGCAGAAGCGACATTGGCATACGTTCACTCCGGCGGAGAGTACAATGCAGAGTTCTGGTTCGCAATGGTGCTTGGATTTATTATTCCATTCTTCCTTGCAGTCAAGAATATGAAAGAAGACAATAAAACACTGCTTAGATTTGCCGCTATCCTGGCATTGATCGGGCTGTATATGGCAAAAGATGTATGGCTTAAAATCCCACAATTGCTAAACTTGAGTTAA
- a CDS encoding DsrE family protein — MKKILLVCICLMQFVSAETEFANPKPAIDNPRKFIFPITVRDRKEINHVLSSANNVMKFYGPENVEVVIVAYSQGIEALLKHGDRDIRKRVEALMTYDVEFIACGNTMRTLHIEKKDLIDGVEVVTAGIVELIERQLRGYIYIRP, encoded by the coding sequence GTGAAAAAGATACTTTTAGTTTGCATCTGCTTGATGCAGTTTGTATCGGCAGAGACAGAGTTTGCCAACCCCAAGCCAGCGATCGATAATCCAAGAAAATTTATATTCCCCATTACTGTTAGAGACAGAAAAGAAATCAATCATGTCTTGAGTTCTGCAAATAATGTGATGAAATTTTACGGACCGGAGAATGTTGAAGTGGTGATTGTTGCCTATTCCCAAGGGATAGAAGCACTTTTAAAACACGGGGATAGAGACATTAGAAAACGCGTCGAAGCACTCATGACTTATGATGTGGAATTCATCGCATGCGGTAACACCATGCGGACACTGCATATAGAAAAAAAAGATCTTATAGATGGTGTAGAAGTGGTCACTGCAGGGATTGTTGAATTGATAGAAAGGCAGTTGCGGGGATATATCTATATACGACCGTAA
- a CDS encoding DUF2868 domain-containing protein — MNLASYLDLYALLQTDKSTREEKRAFGLKHEGENPFKLLLLWTQQHRGWLKKPLLSETVTGYLYGITLILGVIAFFLGLFSGVALLSYSGHEPVNVVYFLAMVILLPIITMTLALFSMLRANASRSFLVHISPAYWMEKVLRLLPGKVKKSLDELQVNPSILNWLVIRRSQLLALIFSIGLLVALLGMVVTKDIAFAWSTTLHVSAQEFHALLETIALPWKSFFPTAVPSLELIEKSQYFRLGEKLDPEMVRNASELGEWWKFLAFATLFYAIILRFVMWLISVIGYRRALKRSFLNLDGAQVLLRAMNEPLITTSSPKTEEVFKPKGNHYVREVETFDSSYDLTLGWAMSHDDLVLLNDAMKITSPLLEDVGGTNTLDEDREIVLKAKGEVLFYVKAWEPPTMDFVDFLEDLAKVADRIIVAPVGTPQNGYLPKQNELAMWGRKLQGMGEEKVWLKI; from the coding sequence ATGAATCTGGCATCCTACCTCGATCTTTATGCACTGCTTCAGACTGACAAGAGTACACGTGAAGAGAAACGTGCTTTTGGCCTGAAACATGAAGGAGAGAACCCGTTCAAACTGCTGTTGCTCTGGACGCAGCAGCATCGCGGGTGGCTGAAAAAGCCTTTGCTAAGTGAAACGGTTACGGGATACCTTTACGGGATCACACTGATTTTGGGTGTGATCGCCTTTTTTCTTGGCCTTTTTTCCGGGGTTGCCCTCTTGAGCTACAGCGGGCATGAACCGGTCAATGTCGTTTACTTTTTGGCGATGGTGATACTCTTACCGATTATCACCATGACACTGGCACTTTTTTCCATGTTAAGGGCCAATGCGTCACGCAGTTTCCTGGTACATATCTCCCCGGCATACTGGATGGAGAAGGTCCTGCGTCTGCTTCCCGGGAAAGTGAAGAAGAGCCTTGATGAACTTCAGGTCAATCCTTCTATTCTCAACTGGCTTGTCATACGACGTTCCCAGTTGCTTGCCCTGATATTTTCGATCGGCCTGCTTGTGGCGCTTCTGGGCATGGTTGTCACCAAAGATATCGCTTTTGCATGGAGTACGACACTGCATGTCAGTGCACAGGAATTCCATGCACTGCTTGAAACGATTGCTCTGCCATGGAAATCATTTTTTCCTACAGCAGTGCCTTCTCTTGAACTCATAGAGAAGAGCCAATACTTCCGCCTGGGAGAAAAGCTTGACCCGGAAATGGTACGCAATGCTTCAGAGCTGGGAGAGTGGTGGAAGTTTCTTGCTTTTGCCACACTTTTCTATGCGATCATTCTACGATTTGTTATGTGGCTGATCTCTGTCATTGGCTACCGAAGAGCGCTCAAAAGGTCTTTTCTAAATCTTGACGGTGCTCAGGTACTTTTACGGGCTATGAATGAACCGCTTATCACGACCTCCTCTCCCAAAACAGAAGAGGTGTTTAAGCCCAAAGGAAACCATTATGTCCGTGAAGTGGAAACGTTTGACAGTTCCTATGACCTGACTTTGGGCTGGGCGATGTCACATGACGATCTTGTCCTGCTCAATGATGCTATGAAGATCACCTCTCCTCTGCTTGAAGATGTAGGTGGGACCAATACCCTCGATGAAGACAGGGAGATCGTTCTCAAAGCAAAGGGAGAGGTACTTTTCTATGTCAAAGCCTGGGAACCGCCTACGATGGACTTCGTTGATTTTCTAGAAGATCTTGCAAAAGTGGCTGACAGGATCATCGTCGCTCCTGTGGGTACACCCCAGAACGGTTATCTGCCTAAACAGAATGAACTTGCAATGTGGGGCAGAAAACTGCAGGGTATGGGAGAAGAGAAAGTGTGGTTGAAGATATGA